A stretch of Geomonas oryzisoli DNA encodes these proteins:
- a CDS encoding M23 family metallopeptidase — protein MTRLFPLRHLAALLITLVLCAAPSAQAQAGDAEKLRALAREFNALNTQIRDNALPKTEAKERFTGLIQALSREYRAAGGVDYPETSWCFPLKGYGYRAIGDRGNGYQLGGYDYFAGNRHTGHPSHDIFIRDKRQAGLDDRTGEPVQVLSMTGGVVVAAEKQWRPGSRLRGGKYLWIYDPATASLVYYAHNGVLHVEVGALVRPGDVIAEVGRTGLNAYRKRSPTHLHLTLLSVAGGLPVARNPYRTLTMTRLTD, from the coding sequence ATGACCCGACTCTTCCCGTTGCGGCACCTGGCCGCCCTCTTGATCACCCTCGTGCTCTGCGCCGCGCCCTCCGCCCAGGCGCAAGCGGGCGACGCGGAGAAGCTGCGCGCCCTGGCGCGGGAGTTCAACGCCCTGAACACGCAGATCCGGGACAACGCGCTCCCGAAGACCGAGGCGAAAGAACGCTTCACGGGATTGATCCAGGCGCTGTCACGGGAATACCGCGCCGCGGGGGGCGTCGACTACCCGGAAACAAGCTGGTGCTTCCCGCTCAAGGGATACGGCTACCGGGCCATCGGAGACCGCGGCAACGGCTACCAGCTTGGGGGGTACGACTACTTTGCCGGCAACAGGCACACCGGGCACCCCTCGCACGACATCTTCATCCGTGACAAACGGCAGGCGGGGCTCGACGACCGTACCGGGGAGCCGGTGCAGGTGCTCTCCATGACCGGGGGAGTGGTGGTCGCCGCGGAAAAACAATGGCGGCCCGGCAGCCGGCTGCGCGGCGGGAAATACCTCTGGATCTATGATCCGGCCACCGCATCGCTGGTCTACTACGCGCACAACGGGGTCCTGCACGTGGAGGTGGGCGCCCTGGTGCGTCCGGGCGACGTCATCGCGGAGGTCGGCCGTACCGGCCTCAACGCCTACCGGAAAAGATCGCCGACCCATCTGCACCTGACCCTGCTCTCCGTCGCCGGCGGTCTGCCGGTCGCCAGGAATCCCTACCGCACACTCACCATGACCAGGTTGACTGACTGA
- a CDS encoding DUF819 family protein, translated as MISHPLLIVASLLGIEALVLWLSRHERTARYFDLLPAVFWIYFLPMLAATSGIIATESPVYGLIRTWLLPASLVLLLLPVDVKAILRLGPTALAMFFLGAAGIIVGAAVSFALFRPVIGAQFWSGFGALSGSWTGGSANMIAVKEALAIPDAVFAPMVIVDTVVPYLWMGFMIAIVGLQPAFDRWNRSERGVLEHLGEQAVQHLAQKGGRRTLGGIAASLGIAITGGVLSHLLAGQLPQIQDVITRYTWTIMIVTLLGILLSFSPVRKLERAGASRTGYDLLYFVLTAIGAKASVASIGSALVLIAAGLLIVAIHAVFLLVGARLLKAPMFLVAAASQANVGGVASAPVVAEVYHPGLASVGLLLAILGNIVGTWLGILAAQLCRLFAA; from the coding sequence ATGATCAGCCACCCGCTGCTCATCGTCGCCTCTCTGCTCGGCATCGAGGCACTGGTGCTGTGGCTGTCGCGCCACGAACGCACCGCGCGCTACTTCGACCTGCTCCCCGCCGTGTTCTGGATCTACTTCCTCCCCATGCTGGCGGCGACCTCCGGCATCATCGCCACCGAGAGCCCGGTCTACGGCCTGATCAGGACCTGGCTGTTGCCGGCGAGCCTGGTGCTGTTGCTGCTGCCGGTTGACGTGAAGGCGATCCTGAGGCTCGGGCCGACGGCGCTGGCCATGTTCTTCCTCGGGGCCGCCGGCATCATCGTGGGGGCGGCGGTCTCCTTCGCCCTGTTCCGCCCCGTGATCGGCGCCCAGTTCTGGTCCGGCTTCGGCGCCCTGTCCGGGTCGTGGACCGGGGGGAGCGCCAACATGATCGCGGTGAAGGAGGCGCTCGCCATTCCCGACGCGGTGTTCGCCCCCATGGTCATCGTGGACACCGTGGTCCCCTACCTGTGGATGGGCTTCATGATCGCCATCGTGGGGCTGCAGCCGGCCTTCGACCGCTGGAACCGCTCCGAGCGCGGCGTGCTGGAGCACCTTGGGGAGCAGGCGGTGCAGCACCTGGCCCAAAAGGGGGGGCGCAGGACGCTGGGCGGCATCGCCGCCTCGCTCGGGATCGCGATAACGGGCGGCGTGCTGTCGCACCTTCTGGCCGGCCAGTTGCCGCAGATCCAGGACGTGATCACGCGCTACACCTGGACCATCATGATCGTCACCCTGCTCGGGATACTGCTCTCCTTCTCGCCGGTCCGAAAACTGGAGCGCGCCGGAGCCTCCCGCACCGGGTACGACCTCCTCTATTTCGTGCTGACCGCCATCGGCGCCAAGGCCTCGGTCGCGAGCATCGGCTCGGCACTGGTGCTGATCGCGGCGGGGCTTTTGATCGTGGCGATCCACGCCGTCTTCCTGCTGGTCGGCGCACGGCTTTTGAAGGCGCCGATGTTCCTTGTCGCGGCCGCCAGCCAGGCCAACGTGGGGGGGGTCGCCTCGGCGCCGGTCGTGGCCGAGGTGTACCATCCCGGGCTCGCCTCGGTGGGGCTTTTGCTGGCGATCCTGGGGAACATCGTGGGCACCTGGCTCGGCATCCTGGCCGCGCAGCTTTGCCGCCTCTTTGCCGCATGA
- a CDS encoding dipeptide epimerase produces MEKVSFVIDDALASIVRAPLVTPFRISTGQHDELENVFIRLHASDGACGFGEAAVATHITGETVHETLENLQCAASALRGRRISDPAAVCREFAPAFAGNHAALAALEMALLDLSARVQGIPFYRLFTPVAPMPQLSFTTDITVVIGTVAEARSTAQQYAQRGFSSFKIKIGKDEEQDLQRILAVREMAPGCTLILDANMGYSAQGMLAFLERLDANGARPLLLEQPVPKQDWEGLIAITAALEGSGTLVCADESVGSLAAARRAIDSNAVSAINIKFMKSGILEGAEIAHLAAANGKRLMLGAMMESALAITASAHFAAGLGCFDFIDLDTTFFLKGDLSRSPYLDDSGRFDLTGAGSGIGVVPELP; encoded by the coding sequence ATGGAGAAGGTCTCTTTTGTAATCGACGATGCGCTGGCCTCGATCGTCCGGGCGCCGCTGGTGACACCGTTCAGGATATCCACCGGACAGCACGACGAGCTGGAAAACGTCTTCATCCGGCTGCACGCAAGCGACGGTGCCTGCGGTTTCGGTGAGGCGGCCGTCGCGACGCACATAACCGGCGAGACGGTCCACGAAACCCTGGAGAACCTGCAGTGCGCCGCTTCGGCGCTGCGCGGGCGCAGGATCAGCGACCCCGCCGCGGTCTGCCGCGAGTTCGCCCCGGCCTTCGCGGGGAACCACGCCGCGCTGGCCGCGCTGGAGATGGCGCTGCTCGATCTCTCCGCCCGGGTCCAGGGGATCCCGTTCTACCGGTTGTTCACGCCGGTAGCCCCCATGCCGCAGCTCTCCTTCACCACCGACATCACCGTGGTCATAGGGACCGTGGCCGAGGCGCGGTCCACCGCGCAGCAGTACGCACAGCGCGGCTTCAGCTCCTTCAAGATCAAGATCGGAAAAGACGAGGAACAGGACCTGCAGCGCATCCTGGCGGTACGGGAGATGGCGCCGGGATGCACGCTCATCCTCGACGCCAACATGGGCTACAGCGCTCAGGGGATGCTCGCCTTTTTGGAGCGCCTCGACGCCAATGGGGCGCGCCCGCTTCTTTTGGAGCAGCCGGTCCCGAAGCAGGACTGGGAAGGGCTCATCGCGATCACCGCGGCCCTCGAGGGTAGCGGCACCCTGGTCTGCGCCGATGAAAGCGTCGGCTCCCTCGCCGCGGCCCGGCGCGCCATCGACAGCAACGCGGTCAGTGCCATCAACATCAAGTTCATGAAAAGCGGCATCCTGGAGGGCGCCGAGATCGCGCACCTGGCGGCCGCCAACGGCAAACGGCTCATGCTGGGGGCCATGATGGAGAGCGCGCTCGCCATCACCGCCTCGGCCCACTTCGCCGCGGGCCTTGGCTGCTTCGATTTCATCGACCTCGACACCACCTTCTTCCTCAAGGGAGACCTCTCCCGCTCCCCCTACCTCGATGACAGCGGCAGGTTCGACCTGACCGGGGCGGGCAGCGGCATCGGCGTGGTGCCCGAACTGCCATGA
- a CDS encoding YbjN domain-containing protein, whose protein sequence is MAQNASAFEEYLKGQEITLEKNTHEDNTLYVIHENLEEVGPVSLMVLFNDSDRYVTLICYKYFAFPPEKKPAILEMINTLNAEYTMVKFVETGNALSIQVVVPFHDNFSSEVIVDMISLIFRAMKEEHPRILKGLQ, encoded by the coding sequence ATGGCACAAAACGCGTCCGCGTTTGAGGAATACCTGAAGGGGCAGGAAATCACCCTGGAGAAGAACACGCACGAGGACAACACCCTGTACGTGATCCATGAGAATCTTGAAGAAGTCGGTCCGGTTTCTCTCATGGTGCTCTTCAATGACAGCGACAGGTATGTTACCCTTATCTGCTACAAGTATTTCGCGTTTCCGCCGGAGAAGAAACCGGCGATACTCGAGATGATCAACACCCTCAATGCCGAGTACACCATGGTGAAGTTCGTGGAAACCGGGAACGCCCTCTCTATCCAGGTGGTGGTTCCCTTCCATGACAACTTCTCCAGTGAAGTGATCGTGGACATGATCTCACTCATCTTCCGCGCCATGAAAGAAGAACACCCGCGCATCCTGAAGGGCTTGCAGTAG
- a CDS encoding STAS domain-containing protein, giving the protein MTINQGERPGNRRTGTKTRRRQPIEEDAMLTDARCYLEGEWTMDHVKERSLHLRNHPLFALTSDAGKAGSRLIINVEGVTTIDAAGCQLLTVWLSCLEFFGVHPALENAPETLLEAARRMGFDYTIQQYLGEK; this is encoded by the coding sequence ACAGGCGGACCGGGACGAAGACCCGGCGCCGCCAACCGATAGAGGAGGACGCCATGCTGACCGACGCACGCTGCTACCTGGAAGGGGAATGGACCATGGACCACGTCAAGGAGCGTTCGCTCCACCTGAGAAACCACCCGCTGTTCGCACTGACTAGCGATGCCGGGAAGGCGGGGTCCAGGCTCATCATCAATGTCGAGGGGGTGACCACCATCGATGCGGCCGGGTGCCAGCTCCTGACGGTGTGGCTCTCCTGCCTGGAGTTCTTCGGGGTGCACCCCGCGCTCGAAAACGCGCCGGAAACGCTGCTCGAGGCGGCACGCCGCATGGGGTTCGACTACACGATCCAGCAGTACCTGGGCGAGAAGTAA